In Nocardioides sp. W7, the genomic stretch TCCTCGGTGCTCATGGCGTTGAACGCCTTGTTCCCCGCGAGGACGGCGCGCTCGAACTTCTCGACCAGCTCGGGGTTGGTGTTGGCGAAGTCCTGGGTGGAGACGAACTCGAAGGCGAGGTCGCCGCCGGCGCTCACGAACCCCGCGAGGTGCTTGACCTCCTTGTCGCCGGCGAGCGCGGTGCCGGAGGGCTCGGAGGTGGTGGTGACGTCGACCTGACCGGACTTGAGGTTGGTGATCCCGGTGGCGCCGGTCTCGATCCACTCGATCTTGGAGGAGTCGCCGCCGGCCTCGTCCACGGCTGTGCGGATGTCGAGCCAGATCTGGCTGTTCATCGCGGGCACGCCGAACTTGTGGCCCGGGATGTCCTCGACGGAGGTGATGTCGGAGCCAGGTGCGACCCACAGGTTGCCGGTGCCCCAGCCATCGTCGAAGAGAGGCGTCCCGTAGTTCGACGGAGCGACCATCGCGAAGTCCGTGCCCTGGGAGGCAGCGGTGATCGGGGTGGTCATGTCCATGATCGAGAACTGCAGCTGACCGCCGATCAGCTGCGGAGCGGCCTCGGCGGGGGTGGCGACCGTCTTGAACTCGACCTGGAGACCCTCCTTCTCGAACGCCTCCTTGGCGGCGTCGGTGTACAGCGACAGCGAGTTCAGGCTCGGGAAGGTGCCGATCATGACGGTTCCGTCGAATTCCCCGTCGCCGCCGTCCGAGCCGCCGCAGGCGCTCAGGGCGACGAGGGCGATGGTGCTGATCCCGGCAGCGACAGCCTTCGCGAACGTGTGATCGTTGGTCATGGGTCTCCTTGGTGGGCCGGGCTCGAAGCGAGCTCGGGGCGGACCGCCCGGCGCCGACGACTGCGGTTGAGCAGCCGGCCGTGGGTGGTGTGACCCATGTCATCGCGCCGAGCGGGGTTGGTCACCGCGAATTCCGCTGGGCGATCGCAAGAAGGTGGCGGACCTCACGCCGTGGCTAGCGTCGCCGGGACGAGGACGCCCTCGGGCTCGGATCCGGGCCGGCACCGGAGCGTCCATGAGCGTGAGGAATGAGATGAAGATGCGTGCACTGGTCGCGGGGGAGCTCTTGGCGGCCGCACCCGGGACGGGCCTTCCTGTCGAGGACCCCTCGACCGGTCTCGTGATCGGCGAGGTGCCCGACCTGGGGATCGACGTTCTCGATCACGCCGTCGCCGCTGCCGCGCGGGCGCAGCCCGGGTGGGCCGCCGACCACGCGTCCCGCCGCAGCGTGCTCCGCCGGGTCGCCGACGTACTCGAGTCCCACGCCGAGGAGCTGGGCGCGCTGGTCTGCGCGGAGACCGGCAAGTCTGCGCTCGGCGGCCGGATGGAGGCGGTCAAGGCCGCCGAGCACCTGCGCTGGATGGCCGACGTCGACCTGCCCCACGAGCAGCTGGTCGACGACGACACCCGGACGGTGCTCCTCGAGCATCGGCCGATCGGCGTGGTCGCCGCGATCCTGCCCTGGAACGCGCCGCTCATCATGGCCGCGCACAAGGCCGGGGCCGCCTTGCGCACGGGCAACACCCTGGTCCTCAAGCCCAGTCCCCACACGCCCCTGGCCACCCTGCGCCTGGCCGAGCTGGTCGCCGACATCGTCCCCGCCGGAGTCCTCAACGTGGTCACCGGCCGCGACCACCTGGGGCCGGCGATGACCGGCCACCCCCAGGTCGGGATGGTCGCGTTCACCGGCAGTGTCCGGACCGGCCGCGCGATCATGGTCAACGCCGCCGCCTCGTTGAAGCGGCTCACGCTCGAGCTCGGTGGCAACGACGCCGCCATCGTGCTCGCCGACGCGGACCCGAGCGTGGTCGGCGCACAGCTCTTCCGCTCGGCCTTCATGAACTCCGGGCAGGTGTGCCAGGCGATCAAGCGGCTCTACGTCGCCCGCGAGGTGTACGACGCCGTGGTCGCCGAGCTCGTGAAGGCAGCCGAGGCTGCCCGGCTGGGCGGGCCCACCGAGGACGGAGCCACCTTCGGACCCCTGACCACTGCGGAGCAGCTCGCGGTCGTCGCCGAGCTGGTCGAGGACGCACGAGCGCGCGGTGGGCAGATCCGCACCGGGGGAGCGCCGGCCGACCGGGCCGGCCACTTCTACCCACCGACCGTGGTCACCGGTCTGGAGGACACCGCTCGACTCGTCGCAGAGGAACAGTTCGGCCCCGCGCTCCCGGTGCTGGTGTTCGACGACGTCGCCGAGGCCGTCGAGCGGGCCAACTCCACCGAGTTCGGCCTCAGTGCCTCGGTGTGGACCTCGGATCCGGTCCACGGGGCCGAGGTCGCCGAGCAGCTGGTCGCCGGGTCCGTCTGGGTCAACCGACATGCCGGCGTCGAGCCGCACATCCCGTTCGGCGGGATGCGTCAGAGCGGGATCGGGAGGGAGAGCGGACTGACCGGCCTGCTCGCCTACACCGAGACCCGCACCATCGAGATCCCCCGCAGCTGAGCAAGGAGTCCCCAGATGGACCGCAACACCGACCAGACCGACTCGTCCTGGGACTTCATCGTCGTCGGCGCGGGCGCGGCGGGCTCAGTGCTCGCCAACCGACTCAGCGAGGACCCCGCCTGCCGGGTGCTCCTGCTGGAGGCGGGCCGCAACTACCCCGGATCCGAGGTCCCCGAGTTCTTCCGCGGCCGGGTGCTGGAGACCGGCCTGGACCTGACCCCGGGCCGGCTGCGGCTCCCCGAGTACTACTGGCCCGGGGTCACCGCCCGCCGCCGCCCCGACCGGGAGCCGTTGCCCTACATCCGCGGGAAGGGCGTCGGCGGCAGCTCGACGGTCAACGGCATGGTCGCCGTCTGGCCCGAGGCCGCCGACCTGGACGCCTGGGCGAAGGAGTACGGCGCCACCGGATGGGGCTGGGACGACTTCGCACCGATGCTGCGCCGCATGGAGACCGACCTGGACTACGGCCACACCGAGCACCACGGTGACGCCGGTCCGATCCACATCAGCCGGGAGCCGGTCGAGGGCTGGGGCGACGTCGATCGTGCACTGCACGCCTCCGCCTCGGCCGCAGGATTCCGCGAGGACGACGACTACAACGAGCCCGGCAGCACCGGGATCTCGCGCTACCCCAGCAACACCAGCGCCGAGGGGCTGAGGGTCTCCACCAACCACGGCTACCTCGACCCGGCCCGCGGAAGGGCGAACCTGACCATCCTGGGCGAGTCCCACGTGGTCTCGGTGGTCCTCGACCGAGGCCGCGTCACCGGCGTACGCCTGCTGGACGGGACCCTGCACACCGTGGCCGTCGACGGCGAGGTGGTGCTCGCCGCCGGCGCCGTGCACTCCCCGGCGATCCTGCTGCGCAGCGGTGTCGGGCCGGCGGCGGAGCTCTCCCGCCTCGGGGTCGGCCCCGTCGCCGACCTGCCGGTGGGCGAGGGACTCCAGGACCACGCGATCACCTTCGTGAACTTCGTGCCCCAGCCGGACCGGCACGTACCCGCGGAGCTCCGGCCGACCAACGTCACCGTGCGGTACTCCTCGGAGCTGCCCGGCACCGGCCCGAACGACATGGTGATCGTCGGGACGAACCACAACTACTGGTTCGGCAACTCCCACGCCGGGTTGGCCATCCAGCTCAACGAGT encodes the following:
- a CDS encoding GMC family oxidoreductase N-terminal domain-containing protein, whose translation is MDRNTDQTDSSWDFIVVGAGAAGSVLANRLSEDPACRVLLLEAGRNYPGSEVPEFFRGRVLETGLDLTPGRLRLPEYYWPGVTARRRPDREPLPYIRGKGVGGSSTVNGMVAVWPEAADLDAWAKEYGATGWGWDDFAPMLRRMETDLDYGHTEHHGDAGPIHISREPVEGWGDVDRALHASASAAGFREDDDYNEPGSTGISRYPSNTSAEGLRVSTNHGYLDPARGRANLTILGESHVVSVVLDRGRVTGVRLLDGTLHTVAVDGEVVLAAGAVHSPAILLRSGVGPAAELSRLGVGPVADLPVGEGLQDHAITFVNFVPQPDRHVPAELRPTNVTVRYSSELPGTGPNDMVIVGTNHNYWFGNSHAGLAIQLNESWTRGSLRLPSADPAVDPVVEHNLLADPTDLRRMVEGVERALDLMSRPEFRTVIVGEPRAPRGTVEVQQQVRDVVHACSTARMGSADDPAAVVDPRCRVLGIEGLRVVDASIMPKVVSANLHLAVIALAERASDLIREDHAG
- a CDS encoding ABC transporter substrate-binding protein — its product is MTNDHTFAKAVAAGISTIALVALSACGGSDGGDGEFDGTVMIGTFPSLNSLSLYTDAAKEAFEKEGLQVEFKTVATPAEAAPQLIGGQLQFSIMDMTTPITAASQGTDFAMVAPSNYGTPLFDDGWGTGNLWVAPGSDITSVEDIPGHKFGVPAMNSQIWLDIRTAVDEAGGDSSKIEWIETGATGITNLKSGQVDVTTTSEPSGTALAGDKEVKHLAGFVSAGGDLAFEFVSTQDFANTNPELVEKFERAVLAGNKAFNAMSTEEKAALAQTILPEASPELLRAVRFPTFLEEEIGEDSVKAAIDRMEKYGLFEDADVPAPEDLLPKD
- a CDS encoding aldehyde dehydrogenase family protein, encoding MKMRALVAGELLAAAPGTGLPVEDPSTGLVIGEVPDLGIDVLDHAVAAAARAQPGWAADHASRRSVLRRVADVLESHAEELGALVCAETGKSALGGRMEAVKAAEHLRWMADVDLPHEQLVDDDTRTVLLEHRPIGVVAAILPWNAPLIMAAHKAGAALRTGNTLVLKPSPHTPLATLRLAELVADIVPAGVLNVVTGRDHLGPAMTGHPQVGMVAFTGSVRTGRAIMVNAAASLKRLTLELGGNDAAIVLADADPSVVGAQLFRSAFMNSGQVCQAIKRLYVAREVYDAVVAELVKAAEAARLGGPTEDGATFGPLTTAEQLAVVAELVEDARARGGQIRTGGAPADRAGHFYPPTVVTGLEDTARLVAEEQFGPALPVLVFDDVAEAVERANSTEFGLSASVWTSDPVHGAEVAEQLVAGSVWVNRHAGVEPHIPFGGMRQSGIGRESGLTGLLAYTETRTIEIPRS